A stretch of DNA from Promicromonospora sukumoe:
TCGGCGGCCGCGAACCGCTGGAGGAAGCTCTGGCCCGCCGCGACCGTGGCGACGTTCTCCTCCTTGAGCCGCCGGATCGTGGCCAGGACCTGCGCGTCGCACTCGGCCCGCAGCTTGGTCTTGGTGCCGAAGTGGTGCATCACGAGCCCGGCGCTCACCCCGGCGTCGGCCGCGATGGTCCGGACCGACGCGCCGAAGCCCTCCACCGCGAACCGGCGCACCGCGGCGTCGCGGATCCGGGCGCGGGCGGTGAGGTCGTCGGCGTCGACGGGGCCGTTGCGGGAGCTGCTGGTCGAACGATCCGAACGGGCTGAACGCATGTTCAACATGCTAGACACGCGTTCAGCCCGGTGTCCATACCCGTGTCAGACGTACAGGTCACGGGAGGGACCTGTACGTCTGACACGTGGTGTGGGGGTCAGCCCTGGGCGGTGCCCCGCCAGCGGCCGATGGCGCGCATGACGTGGTAGATCACCAGTGCGGCCGCGGTGCCGAGCGCGATGCCGCCGAACTCCAGGTCGCCGACGATCCACGTGAAGTTGGCGATACCGATGATCAGCGGCACGGCCGCCGTGGTCAGGTTCACCGAGTCGGAGAAGTCGACCTTCGCCTGCACCCAGATGCGGGCACCGAGGATGCCGATCATCCCGTAGAGCATGGTCGTGACGCCGCCGAGCACGCCCGCAGGCACGGTGTTGATCAGCGCACCGAACTTGGGCGAGAGGCTGAGCACCAGCGCGCCGAAGGCGGCCACCCAGTAGGCCGCCGTGGAGTACACGCGGGAGGCGGCCATGACGCCGATGTTCTCCGCGTACGTGGTGGTGCCCGAGCCGCCGCCGAGGCCGGCGAGGGTCGTCGCGACGCCGTCGGCCAGAAGGGCCCGGCCGGTGAGCTTGTCGTAGTCGCGGCCGGTCATCGCGGCCACCGACTTCACGTGCCCCACGTTCTCCGCGATGAGCACCAGGACCACCGGGAGGAACAGGCCGAGCACGCTCGGGTCGAACGACGGCGCGGTGAAGTGCGGCAGGCCGAGCCAGCCGGCCTTGGTCACCGGGGAGAAGTCGACCTCACCGCGCACGCTCG
This window harbors:
- a CDS encoding uracil-xanthine permease family protein — translated: MRLGWKLHGDGARIAPGEVVAPNERLSWPRTVGIGLQHIVAMFGATFLVPVLTKFDPATTLFFSAIGTIAFLLITGNRLPSYLGSSFAFIAPITAATASGGQSVAVGGILATGLLLALVGVVVHFAGARWIQLIMPPVVTGVIVALIGLNLAPVAWSNFQLAPLTAVVTLASIILIQVLFRGIVGRLAILLGVVIGYAFASVRGEVDFSPVTKAGWLGLPHFTAPSFDPSVLGLFLPVVLVLIAENVGHVKSVAAMTGRDYDKLTGRALLADGVATTLAGLGGGSGTTTYAENIGVMAASRVYSTAAYWVAAFGALVLSLSPKFGALINTVPAGVLGGVTTMLYGMIGILGARIWVQAKVDFSDSVNLTTAAVPLIIGIANFTWIVGDLEFGGIALGTAAALVIYHVMRAIGRWRGTAQG